Proteins encoded in a region of the Mucilaginibacter sabulilitoris genome:
- a CDS encoding FKBP-type peptidyl-prolyl cis-trans isomerase — protein MKRYILLLGVIIITLASCTDGAPFDAAKQARLDDSTIRVYLAANPSIKAVKDTSGLYYQVINPGKGANPTAESTVTVNYAGKLLNGTEFDSGKGFTSPLAGLIPGWQVGIPHVKPGGRILLIIPSAMGYANNEAGSIPPNSVLLFDIDLLSFK, from the coding sequence ATGAAAAGATATATTTTACTACTAGGCGTTATCATCATAACGCTGGCTTCATGTACCGATGGAGCACCGTTTGATGCTGCCAAACAAGCCCGGCTTGACGATTCCACCATCAGGGTTTACCTGGCTGCCAACCCGTCCATCAAGGCTGTTAAAGATACCTCGGGCCTATATTACCAGGTTATTAATCCCGGTAAAGGCGCAAATCCAACAGCAGAATCAACCGTTACGGTAAACTACGCTGGCAAGCTGCTTAACGGTACTGAATTTGATTCGGGCAAAGGTTTTACGAGCCCGCTGGCGGGTCTAATCCCGGGCTGGCAAGTTGGCATCCCCCACGTTAAGCCAGGAGGCCGCATACTGCTTATTATCCCATCGGCCATGGGTTATGCCAATAACGAAGCAGGCAGCATCCCCCCCAATTCCGTACTGCTGTTTGATATCGATCTGCTCAGCTTCAAATAA
- the aspS gene encoding aspartate--tRNA ligase: protein MLRTHTCGELNLSNLGQSVTLCGWVQKSRDLGGTTFIDVRDRYGLTQLVFNTDTDAALRDTSRELGREFVIKVSGKVLERTNKNLKIPTGEIEIAVEGIEILNAAKLPPFLIEDETDGGEELRAKYRYLDLRRAPIRNNLVLRHKMAQEIRKYLDGLDFIEVETPVLIKSTPEGARDFVVPSRMNPGEFYALPQSPQTFKQLLMVSGFDRYFQIVKCFRDEDLRADRQPEFTQIDCELSFISQEDILNIFEGLTRHLFTTVKGIDLGDFPRMQYADAMRLYGSDKPDVRFGMEFVELNDIVKGKGFGIFDNAELVVGINAKGCASYTRKQIDELTEWLKRPQIGVTGMIYCRYNEDSTLKSSVDKFYSEDELANWAAAFNAEKGDLMLVLAGQADKVRKQLNELRLEMGSRLGLRDKNKFAPLWVLDFPLLEWDEETSRYHAMHHPFTSPKPEDIDLLDTDPGAVRANAYDLVINGTEVGGGSIRIHDRAMQSLMFKHLGFSAEEAQKQFGFLMDAFEFGAPPHGGLALGFDRLVSIFAGLDSIRDVIAFPKNNSGRDVMIDSPSTIADAQMTELKIKTTV from the coding sequence ATGCTTAGAACTCATACCTGCGGCGAATTAAATCTCAGCAACTTAGGCCAATCGGTTACTTTGTGCGGATGGGTACAAAAATCGCGCGATTTGGGCGGCACCACATTTATTGATGTGCGCGACCGTTATGGTTTAACCCAATTGGTATTTAATACCGATACCGATGCGGCACTGCGCGATACAAGCCGTGAGCTGGGTCGTGAATTTGTGATAAAAGTTAGCGGCAAGGTGCTTGAGCGCACCAATAAAAATCTTAAAATACCTACCGGCGAAATTGAAATTGCTGTTGAGGGTATTGAAATACTAAATGCGGCCAAGCTGCCGCCGTTTTTAATTGAGGACGAGACCGACGGCGGCGAAGAGCTGCGGGCAAAATATCGTTACCTTGACCTGCGCCGCGCCCCTATACGTAACAACCTTGTTCTGCGCCATAAAATGGCCCAGGAAATCCGTAAATATTTAGACGGGCTTGATTTTATTGAGGTGGAAACACCGGTACTGATCAAATCAACCCCGGAAGGCGCACGTGACTTTGTGGTGCCAAGCCGCATGAACCCGGGCGAATTTTACGCCCTGCCGCAATCGCCGCAAACCTTTAAGCAATTACTGATGGTAAGCGGTTTTGACCGTTATTTCCAGATTGTGAAATGCTTCAGGGATGAGGATTTGCGTGCCGACCGCCAGCCGGAATTTACCCAGATTGACTGCGAACTATCGTTCATTTCGCAGGAAGATATTCTGAATATTTTTGAAGGGTTAACCCGCCACCTGTTCACCACCGTAAAAGGTATTGATCTGGGCGATTTTCCGCGTATGCAATACGCCGATGCCATGCGTTTATATGGTTCCGACAAACCGGATGTTCGTTTCGGGATGGAGTTTGTGGAACTGAATGATATTGTAAAAGGTAAAGGCTTTGGTATTTTTGATAATGCCGAACTGGTAGTAGGTATTAACGCCAAAGGCTGCGCCAGCTACACCCGTAAACAAATTGATGAATTGACCGAATGGTTAAAACGCCCGCAAATTGGCGTTACCGGCATGATCTATTGCCGTTACAATGAGGATAGCACCTTAAAATCATCTGTTGATAAATTTTACAGCGAAGATGAGCTGGCCAACTGGGCAGCCGCTTTCAATGCCGAAAAAGGTGACCTGATGCTGGTACTTGCCGGCCAGGCCGATAAAGTGCGTAAACAATTGAATGAGCTGCGTTTAGAGATGGGTAGCCGTTTAGGCCTGCGCGATAAAAACAAATTCGCGCCGCTTTGGGTGCTTGATTTCCCTTTACTGGAGTGGGACGAGGAAACCAGCCGTTACCATGCCATGCACCACCCGTTCACCTCACCAAAACCAGAAGATATTGATCTGCTGGATACCGATCCGGGAGCTGTACGAGCAAACGCTTATGACCTGGTGATCAACGGTACCGAAGTTGGGGGTGGCTCTATCCGTATCCACGACCGTGCCATGCAATCGCTGATGTTTAAACACCTGGGCTTTTCGGCTGAAGAGGCACAAAAGCAATTTGGCTTTTTAATGGATGCCTTTGAATTTGGCGCGCCTCCGCACGGCGGCTTAGCCCTTGGGTTTGACCGTTTAGTATCTATTTTTGCAGGCCTTGATTCTATCCGTGATGTGATCGCTTTCCCGAAAAACAACTCAGGGCGCGATGTGATGATCGATTCGCCATCAACCATCGCAGATGCGCAAATGACCGAGCTCAAGATCAAAACAACTGTTTAA
- a CDS encoding TonB-dependent receptor, producing MKFLFAAITALLLPVLASAQLSITGQVTNQMGEALPGASISIINPARSTVADAAGKYDFTNLKAGNYTLKVSYIGYQPATKNIVLKTNEVVNIALNNGTLTAEEVTVSSTRASKNAPTAYTNVSKKDLAKNNFGQDLPYLLNQTPSVVVSSDAGAGIGYTGIRIRGSDATRVNVTINGIPYNDSESQGSYFVDLPDIASSIDNIQIQRGVGTSTNGAGAFGGSINIQTTTRRDTAYAEINTSAGSYGSIKNTVSAGTGLLDGHFSLDGRLSRIHSNGYIDRASSNLKSFFLSGAWYGKNSTLRANVFSGYETTYQAWNGVPDYMIGEGNRTYNELGLMSDGSYYKNQVDNYTQNHYQLLYDQKLSDKLSFSGALHYTKGKGYYEEFRPGDNVSGYGLAPVIIGADTINTTDLVRRLWLDNDFYGVTYALKYQPQNNLNLNLGGAYNQYSGAHYGNIIYTKESAGIGPDYEYYRDNAKKKDFNIFGRAEWHLSKFLLYADVQYRHISYSFFGIDKNLNNAQQTAELNFFNPKAGITYQFNEHSNVYASFAVGNHEPNRDDYVDSPPQNRPKSENLKDIEAGYRISSSVFTGGINAFYMLYKNQLVLTGSLNDVGSPVRTNVKDSYRAGVELDGKVKITSQLNWGVTATLSTNKIKNYEQFFSNYDDGTLVGEKFAKTDIAFSPSFIGSSVISYSPVKGGEIAFISKYISKQYVDNTMNRNPEGFDIAPENAANPYAVNRYLKGYFVSDVRLRYNFSVKSVKNIGLGLQVNNIFSKKYEANGATYPDIEGGHVVNYNYFFPQAPRNFMASLSLNF from the coding sequence TTGAAATTTTTATTCGCGGCTATCACCGCCTTGTTGCTGCCTGTTTTGGCATCAGCACAACTTTCTATTACGGGCCAGGTCACCAACCAAATGGGTGAGGCCCTGCCCGGAGCAAGCATCAGCATTATTAACCCTGCCCGGAGCACGGTTGCCGACGCGGCGGGAAAATATGACTTTACCAATCTCAAAGCCGGTAATTACACCTTAAAGGTGAGCTATATCGGCTACCAACCAGCCACAAAAAACATTGTCTTAAAAACCAACGAGGTTGTTAACATTGCCCTGAATAATGGCACACTTACAGCCGAAGAGGTAACGGTAAGCTCCACAAGGGCAAGCAAAAACGCACCTACGGCTTATACCAACGTAAGTAAAAAGGATCTGGCCAAAAATAACTTCGGGCAAGATCTGCCGTATTTGCTTAACCAGACCCCGTCTGTAGTGGTTAGTTCAGATGCGGGGGCGGGCATTGGCTATACCGGTATCCGCATACGCGGATCGGACGCTACAAGGGTTAACGTTACAATCAATGGCATCCCGTATAATGATTCTGAGAGCCAGGGCAGTTATTTTGTCGATCTGCCGGATATCGCTTCGTCTATTGATAATATCCAGATCCAGCGCGGGGTGGGAACATCAACCAACGGAGCGGGGGCTTTCGGAGGCAGTATCAACATACAAACCACCACCCGCCGCGATACCGCCTATGCCGAAATTAATACATCGGCAGGGTCTTATGGTTCCATAAAAAATACGGTGAGCGCAGGTACGGGATTACTGGACGGTCATTTTAGTTTGGACGGCCGTTTGTCGCGCATCCATTCCAATGGTTATATCGACAGGGCTTCTTCAAACCTTAAATCGTTTTTCCTGAGCGGTGCCTGGTATGGCAAAAACAGTACGTTGAGGGCCAACGTGTTTTCGGGCTATGAAACTACTTACCAAGCCTGGAACGGTGTGCCCGATTATATGATAGGCGAAGGCAACCGCACTTACAATGAGCTGGGCTTAATGTCCGACGGTTCTTATTATAAAAATCAGGTTGATAACTACACGCAAAACCATTACCAATTGCTTTACGATCAAAAACTATCTGATAAGTTATCCTTTAGCGGCGCTTTACATTATACTAAAGGCAAGGGTTATTATGAAGAGTTCAGGCCGGGAGATAATGTGAGCGGCTATGGCCTTGCACCAGTTATTATTGGTGCCGATACCATTAATACTACTGATTTGGTACGCAGGCTTTGGCTCGATAACGATTTTTATGGTGTTACTTACGCGTTGAAATATCAGCCTCAAAATAACTTGAATTTAAACCTTGGCGGAGCTTATAACCAATACTCAGGCGCGCATTACGGTAATATTATTTATACCAAAGAGAGCGCAGGTATTGGTCCGGATTATGAGTACTATCGTGACAACGCCAAAAAGAAGGACTTTAATATTTTCGGCCGCGCAGAATGGCATTTGAGTAAATTTTTGCTGTATGCCGATGTGCAGTACCGCCATATCAGCTATTCCTTTTTCGGGATAGATAAAAACCTGAACAACGCGCAGCAAACTGCCGAACTTAACTTTTTTAACCCTAAGGCCGGTATCACCTACCAGTTTAATGAACATAGTAATGTGTACGCATCGTTCGCGGTGGGTAACCACGAGCCCAATCGTGATGACTATGTAGATTCGCCGCCGCAAAACAGGCCCAAGTCAGAAAACCTGAAGGATATTGAAGCCGGTTACCGTATCAGCAGTTCTGTTTTTACCGGGGGAATCAACGCTTTTTATATGCTCTACAAAAACCAGCTGGTATTAACCGGTTCATTGAACGATGTGGGCTCGCCGGTACGTACCAATGTAAAAGACAGCTACCGTGCCGGTGTTGAACTGGATGGCAAGGTGAAAATCACCAGCCAGCTTAACTGGGGTGTAACAGCTACTTTAAGCACCAATAAAATTAAAAACTACGAGCAGTTCTTTTCAAATTATGACGATGGTACGCTGGTTGGCGAAAAATTCGCGAAAACAGATATTGCCTTTTCGCCGTCATTCATCGGTTCAAGTGTAATCAGCTATAGCCCGGTAAAAGGCGGAGAGATAGCTTTTATCAGCAAATATATCAGCAAACAATATGTTGATAATACCATGAACCGTAATCCGGAGGGGTTTGACATAGCGCCCGAAAATGCCGCTAACCCTTATGCTGTTAACCGCTACCTGAAAGGTTATTTTGTGAGCGATGTGCGGCTGCGGTATAATTTTAGCGTAAAGTCGGTTAAGAATATCGGGCTTGGCTTGCAGGTAAATAATATCTTCAGCAAAAAGTATGAGGCTAACGGCGCTACCTACCCGGATATTGAAGGCGGGCACGTGGTAAATTATAACTACTTTTTCCCGCAGGCACCGCGCAATTTTATGGCATCGTTAAGTCTTAATTTTTAA
- the pnuC gene encoding nicotinamide riboside transporter PnuC, which yields MHDLVSLFIEQIKETTWVQWLAVALGVAEVLLARVNNIWLYPTGILATALSILLLMEVQLYAESALNVYYVVMSVYGWIHWIKKRDAPSVKVTYSNKNEWMISMAISLGGWAVLYILLRSFTPSNVPLWDAFVSATAWAGMWLLARRKVENWVFLNISNLFAVPLLFYKKLPMFAVLTVFLFVVACFGYFDWRRKAEKVVRYT from the coding sequence ATGCATGATCTTGTATCACTTTTTATTGAACAAATAAAAGAAACCACCTGGGTGCAATGGCTTGCCGTTGCTTTGGGTGTTGCCGAGGTGTTGCTGGCCCGTGTTAATAATATCTGGCTGTACCCTACGGGCATTCTGGCCACTGCACTATCTATTTTACTGCTGATGGAAGTACAACTGTATGCGGAGTCGGCATTGAATGTTTATTATGTGGTAATGAGTGTTTACGGCTGGATACACTGGATTAAAAAACGCGATGCGCCATCGGTAAAAGTTACCTATTCCAACAAAAACGAGTGGATGATAAGCATGGCTATTTCGCTGGGCGGCTGGGCGGTATTGTATATTTTGCTTAGAAGCTTTACACCGTCAAATGTGCCGCTTTGGGATGCCTTTGTATCGGCAACAGCCTGGGCAGGCATGTGGCTGCTGGCCCGCCGAAAGGTAGAAAACTGGGTATTTTTAAATATATCCAACCTGTTTGCCGTACCGCTGTTGTTTTACAAAAAACTGCCCATGTTTGCTGTGCTAACCGTTTTTTTATTTGTGGTAGCCTGCTTTGGCTATTTTGACTGGAGGAGAAAAGCCGAAAAGGTTGTACGTTATACGTAA
- a CDS encoding acyl-CoA dehydrogenase family protein, whose translation MIDHPSHNLKPRWVKTIRDAAPAAEKAGMLHFDQLALIYEQGWFKFLVPKVYGGLQLPLPQMVRLEESLAWANGSLGWVVTLCSGAGWFGGFLSSEIAPQLFADTYLCLAGSGAATGTATITDGGYITNGSWKYASGVHHATHLTANCIVKRGKETVLNADGSPLILPFIFDRKDVTLIPAWKFMGMMGTGSDAYEVNNLFVEKHRCFKIDADSAVVNEPLYQYPFLQLAEATLAANISGLAVHFTDLCVPIFDEKIKGDKLNPAQKEIISQLLKTLTDKLNAVRREFYMAIDASWRGSLTGRATHLEQVSAVSRQLAKTARECVDELYPYCGLQAANPDTEINQVWRDLHTAGQHSLLTFSPL comes from the coding sequence GTGATAGATCATCCTTCACATAACCTCAAGCCCAGATGGGTAAAAACAATACGGGATGCTGCGCCTGCGGCCGAGAAGGCAGGAATGCTGCATTTTGACCAGTTAGCCTTGATCTATGAACAGGGATGGTTCAAATTCCTGGTGCCGAAAGTTTATGGTGGTTTGCAGTTGCCCTTGCCCCAAATGGTACGGTTGGAAGAAAGCCTGGCCTGGGCCAATGGCAGCCTGGGATGGGTGGTAACGCTCTGCAGCGGCGCCGGATGGTTCGGCGGTTTTTTATCGTCGGAGATAGCCCCGCAGCTTTTTGCAGATACCTATTTATGCCTGGCCGGCAGCGGCGCTGCTACCGGTACCGCAACCATTACTGATGGCGGTTACATCACTAATGGCAGCTGGAAATATGCCAGCGGTGTGCATCATGCCACGCACCTCACTGCAAATTGTATTGTTAAACGGGGCAAAGAAACTGTTTTGAATGCAGATGGAAGTCCGCTGATATTGCCTTTTATATTCGACCGGAAAGATGTAACCCTGATACCCGCCTGGAAGTTTATGGGTATGATGGGTACCGGCAGCGATGCATACGAGGTGAACAATCTTTTTGTAGAAAAGCACCGTTGCTTTAAAATTGACGCCGATAGTGCAGTGGTTAATGAGCCCTTGTATCAGTATCCGTTTTTGCAGCTGGCCGAGGCTACCCTTGCCGCCAATATATCGGGGCTGGCCGTTCATTTTACCGACCTGTGCGTCCCCATCTTCGACGAAAAAATAAAAGGCGATAAACTAAACCCAGCACAAAAAGAGATCATCAGCCAACTGCTGAAAACCTTAACCGACAAACTGAATGCCGTTCGCCGGGAGTTTTATATGGCCATTGATGCATCATGGCGGGGCAGTTTAACAGGTAGGGCAACACATTTGGAACAGGTAAGCGCAGTCAGTCGCCAGTTAGCCAAAACCGCCCGCGAATGTGTTGACGAATTATATCCATATTGCGGCTTACAGGCAGCCAATCCCGATACAGAAATAAACCAGGTATGGCGCGATCTGCATACCGCGGGCCAGCATTCTTTGCTGACGTTTAGCCCCCTCTAA